ATTATGAGTATGCAAAGAAATCATTAGGGCTGACTCACAGATGGCTTGATCGTTGTATTAAGCGCTTCAATGAGACTGAGCCTAAGTATGGTTATAATCAGTCATTATTCCCTATTGTTCAGGGATGTGTCTATCCTGATTTACGTAAGCAATCGGCAGAATTCATTGCATCAAAAGGATGTGATGGAAATGCCATTGGAGGACTTGCAGTAGGCGAACCTGTAGATAAAATGTATGAGATGATTGAACTGGTAAATGAAATTTTACCTAAAGATAAGCCTCGTTACCTTATGGGTGTTGGTACTCCGGTGAATATTCTGGAAGGTATTGAGCGTGGGGTGGACATGTTCGATTGTGTGATGCCTACACGTAATGGCCGAAATGGTATGTTGTTTACAAAAGATGGTATTATGAACATGCGCAATAAGAAATGGGAAGCAGACTTCTCTCCTATTGAGGCTGACGGTGCATCTTATGTTGATACACTATACTCAAGAGCTTATTTGCGTCATTTGTTCCATGCAAAGGAATTATTGGCCATGCAGATTGCATCCGTTCATAATCTGGCATTTTACTTATGGTTGGTCGGTGAAGCTCGTAAACATATTATTGCCGGAGATTTTTCTACTTGGAAACCCATGATGGTTAATCGTATCTCGACAAGATTATAACAAAAAACAGGATGGATAAAAAGATTCTTAAACGGTTAGATTGGTACATCATAAAGAAATTTCTAGGGACATATTTCTTCTCCATCGCCTTGATTATCTCTATCGCGGTGGTGTTCGATATCAATGAAAAAATGGATAAATTTATGGAAAATGAAGCTCCGTTAAAAGCTATCGTTTTTCAGTATTACATGAACTTTATCCCTTACTTTGTAAACCTGTTTAGTCCTCTATTCGTCTTTATTGCAGTAATCTTCTTTACTTCAAAATTAGCCGAGAATTCAGAAATAATTGCCATGTTTGCAAGTGGTATATCATTTAAAAGAATGCTGCGCCCTTACATGATTTCGGCGGCTATTATTTCGCTTTGTACTTATGGACTTGGTGCCTATATAATCCCAAAAGGAAATATTACGAAACTTAATTTTGAAGATAGATACATTAAAAAGAAGAAACAGGATTTTGTTCGTAATGTCCAGTTAGAAGTTGATACATCTGTTATTGCTTATATTGAAAGATATCAGGATTATAATAAAACAGGCTATCATTTTTCTTTGGATAAATTCAAAGATAAAAAGTTGGTCTCACATCTCACAGCGCAATCAATAACATATGACTCAACATCTGTCTATAAATGGACTATTCATGATTATATGGTCAGAGAGTTAAATGGACTGAGGGAAAAGCTTTATCGTGGAACGAAGAAGGATACTACAATTATAATGGAACCGTCAGACTTTCTGATTATGAAAAATCAGCAGGAAACAATGACAAGTCCAAAGTTACGCGAATATATTATAAAACAGAAACAGCGTGGATTTGCAAATATAAAGGTGTTTGAAATAGAATATGAACGACGCATTGCTATATCCTTTGCTTCTTTTATCCTTACCACAATAGGTGTTGCTCTTTCCTCAAGAAGAGTAAAAGGAGGAATGGGGCTTCATTTAGGATTGGGTTTAGCTCTTAGTTTCTCTTATATTATGTTTCAGACCGTGTCGTCTACATTTGCTATTAATGGAAATGTACCGCCAGTAATAGCAGTCTGGATTCCTAATCTGGTCTTTATGATCATTGCAGTTATTCTTTATCGGAATGCTCCAAAATAATACTTCTCATTAAGATATTAATGATATAAAATTAAGAAGTTCCGCAACACTTGAATAAACAAGAGAGTTGCGGAACTTCATTTTTTGTTGTATCTTTCCTCTAAAATACGCGGCTCTCTCTTAATTTAATAAAGAAGAGAGTTGTGATAAAGAGATGTTTTTGGCAATAATTACACCATTTTCATCTAATAAATAGCTATTAAAACCTCTGTTTAAGCTATAATCCTTAAACAATTTGGAGGATTCACCTTTTGTTTCTACAAAACAGATTGGTGATGCTATTTGATCTTTTCTTATTGTTTCCTTAAATATCGACTGATATTCATCAAACGAAACAGAAACAAATTTTACTTTATTGAAAGAAGTCATGATTGCATTGTTTAAAATAACATTTTGCATACGTGACTGTGCATCATAACTTGCCCAAAAATTAATTAGCACATACTGACCTTTCAGGTCTTTCAATTCAAGTTTTTGATTTTTGAGAGTAGTTCCAATACTAAAATCGGGAGCTACATCTCCAATGTTCAAACCACCGGTGGGTTTGTCTTTTCCAACAAAAGAGGTCAAGGAAGTAATTAATAATACAACAAAAAGCCATTTTACATACTTCATGTAATTAGGTTTTAGTTAATACTATCCGGGACTGCCTTTCTTAAACAGTAGCTGCTTCCCGGAACATTATTCTGCTTTTTATTTCAGTTTTAAAGGAGAAGTAACTGATAATCAAAACATTCAATTTTTGCAGCTTTGGACAAAGATATGCATTAATTATTTGTAATTCCAAATTAATTGACGAGTATAGTACTTATTTTTATGTTTTTTTAGGATAAAACATATATAATTTGATTACTTTTGCACCCTAAATAATAAAAAAATGACTTTATGAATAAATCAGGGACAGAGTTAATCCTAATCCGTATTACAGGTGAAGATCGTCCTGGTCTGACTGCTTCTGTTACAGAGATTCTATCGAAATACGATGTAACAATATTAGATATCGGTCAGGCCGACATACACAATACATTATCGTTGGGTATTCTTTTTAAAACAAAAGAACAGCACTCTGGTTTTATAATGAAAGAGCTTTTATTTAAAGCTTCTTCTTTGGGGATAACCATACGTTTTTATCCTATTTCATTTGAGGAATATGAAAATTGGGTAAGCATGCAAGGGAAAAACAGGTATATACTGACTCTCCTTGGGCGCAAACTATCTGCAACTCAAATATCTGCCGTTACAAGAATTGTAGCCGATCAGGGGATGAATATTGATGCTATAAAGAGACTAACTGGTCGTATTCCTCTGGATGAAAGAAAGGCAAATATCCGTTCATGTATTGAATTATCTGTCCGTGGAAATCCAAAGAATCAGATAGAGATGCAGGCACAGCTATTGAAACTTTCAGCTGATTTGGAAATGGATTACTCATTTCAGTTAGACAATATGTATCGCAGGATGCGTCGTTTGATTTGTTTTGATATGGATTCAACTCTAATTGAGACAGAGGTCATTGATGAACTTGCAATTAAAGCTGGAGTTGGTGATGAGGTGAAAGCTATCACTGAGAGTGCTATGCGAGGCGAAATTGATTTTACGGAGAGCTTTCGCAGAAGAGTTGCCTTGCTGAAAGGACTTGATGAGTCTGTTATGAAGGAAATAGCCGAAAATCTGCCAATAACAGAAGGTGTAGACCGTTTGATGTTCGTTCTTAAACGTTATGGATATAAAATTGCTATTCTTTCAGGAGGGTTTACTTATTTTGGTAACTATCTGAAACAGAAATATGGAATAGATTATGTCTATGCAAATGAGTTAGAGATTGTTGATGGGAAACTTACCGGAAATTATTTAGGTGATGTGGTTGATGGAAAACGAAAAGCCGAACTATTACGACTAATTGCTCAGGTTGAAAATGTAGATATAGCTCAGACCATTGCAGTTGGTGACGGAGCAAACGATCTTCCAATGCTTGGCATTGCCGGATTGGGTATTGCTTATCATGCAAAACCAAAGGTTAAGCTAAATGCAAAGCAGTCTATTAATACAATAGGGTTAGATGGTGTTTTATATTTCTTAGGATTTAAGGATTCATATTTGGAAGAACAAGGAAAACTATAAAGTGATAAATGGAGAGATTTAATTATTCTTATCCTATTTAATAAATCATCTATTCTTTTTCCTATCTTTGTAGATAAATATTTAATGAATGAAATTTTCCGAGCTTAATTTAGATGAAACCGTACTTCAGGCACTAGATGCTATGAACTTTGATGAATGCACACCAGTGCAGGAACAAGCCATTCCCATAATTCTTGAAGGCAGAGATTTAATAGCTGTTGCACAGACAGGTACAGGTAAAACTGCGGCCTTTTTGCTCCCTATTATAAATAAACTTTCCATAGAGAAACACCCTGAAGATTCGATAAACTGCATCATTATGTCTCCTACTCGTGAGCTGGCTCTGCAAATTGATCAGCAAATGGAAGGCTTTTCATACTTCATGCCTGTTTCAAGTGTAGCAGTATATGGCGGTAGTGATGGCGTTATGTTTGAGCAACAAAGAAAAGGACTGTCATTAGGAGCTGATGTTGTAATAGCTACTCCTGGTCGTCTTTTGAGCCATTTAAGTTTAGGATACGTAGATCTTTCAAAGGTTTCATATTTTGTGCTTGATGAAGCTGATCGTATGCTCGATATGGGATTTTATGATGATATTATGCAGGTAGTCAAACAAATGCCAAAAGAACGTCAGACTATTATGTTCTCTGCAACAATGCCTGCTAATATTCAGAAACTAGCAAACAATATATTAAACAATCCTGTAGAGATAAAGCTTGCAGTTTCAAAACCTGCAGAAAAAATTGTTCAGGCTGCATACGTTTGCTATGAAAATCAGAAAATAAACATCATTCAAAGTCTTTTTTTACAAGAAGTACCCGAAAAGGTTATCATATTTGCTTCTTCAAAACTTAAGGTTAAAGAAGTAACCAAAGCTTTGAAAAGATTAAAGCTTGAGGTAGGCGAAATGCATTCTGATCTGGATCAGCCACAACGCGAATTCATAATGCGTGAATTTAAAAATGGCCGGATCAATATATTAGTTGCTACAGATATTGTTTCCCGTGGTATCGATATTGATGACATCCGCTTAGTTATAAATTATGATGTACCTCATGATAGCGAAGATTATGTTCACAGAATAGGTCGTACTGCTCGTGCAAACAACGATGGTGTAGCCATTACTTTTGTTAATGAGAAAGAGCAGACTGCGTTTAAGTCAATTGAAAAATTCCTGGAAAAAGATATTTATAAAATTCCTGTTCCTGAAGAATTGGGAGAAACTCCTGAATATAATCCTCGGTCACATAGTGGTGGCCATGGTGGAAATTTCAAAGGAAAAAAGAAATTTTCAGGTAAAAAGAAAGAAAATAAGGCTTAGATTTTGTTTACCAGGATAGGCTGATAGAAGATTTGGATCTTTCAGATTGATTGGTAAAAAGATAAATCGTGCTATTATAATTTATAACTTCCTACAAATAAAAGATCCTTGAATTAGAAGATGGAATCCATCAGCAATTCAAGGATCTTTTATTGTATCTTATTTATCAGTAACTAACTTCCTATAATTCTTCAATTCTTGTTTCTTCCAGAATGCTCAAAGTTGATAAATTTATTGAGCTAAAAAAATAAATATAAATAGAATCATCAGAATTTATTCTGGAATAATATTTATTTAAAAAGGAATGGATTCCCTCTCCTACTGCTTCTCTTAACTCTCTTCTTATTTCGTAAAGATCAATCTTCTGAGAAGACAAAAAGATTACTCCAGGCATCCATGAGACAGATTCAATCTCTTCTTCTAATGGAAAGAAGCGGATTAACCGTCTGTTCTCTATTTCTATTACCTGCTTTTTATATATTTTATCAGGAGAAAGAATCAGAAAATGAGAAGCTAAGCGTTTCATTTTCTGGTTCCTTGAGGTTGCTGATTCTGTTGGCTGTTAATAAGACGTTCCTCGTTGCTTTTAACGCGTACGCTTCTACGGCGAGGACCAGATGTTCTTATGTCATTCCTAATCAAACTATCATGACCAACTTGCTTTGTCTCTTGTATTACTACCTGCTTTTTCACTGAATCTTTTTTCACTGAATCAGGTTTGCTTACAGGAGAAGACTTTACAAAATAAGTACTACCGTTACTCTTAATATGCAATCTTGTCATTGATATTTTGTCAACAATTAAAGCATCTTGTGGATAATGGCTTAACTGACTATAATATACAAAACCTTTAATTGCTCTAATTTTGCAACTAGATTCATTTTGTATCCGTATATTATATTGTCCTGAATAAGTAATAGGTCTGGAATCAGAGATCACAGAATCATTCACATATTCAACATTCATTGACATAAATGCTTCCTGAGGATGTTCTTTTGCAGAAATAAAGGTACATCGAATAGACCATAACAAAATATCACGTTCTCTATAATTACTATCAGGATAAATAGTAAAGTAGAATTTGTTTGAAACAGCTGCTTTAGTTAGTTTGAATATTTTCTGTTTGTGCCATACATTTACAGTATCACCTGTTTCCGATTGCTGTTGTTCATCATCACTACTTGAAGCAATTAAATTCTTAATATCCTCTTTCTGAGAACTTAATCTTTTATTTACTCTTTCGTATATTTTTGCAAAGTCCTCTGTATTACGGGAATACCATGCTAATGAATGATCAAACACTTCTTCGGTTATGCCGTTTTTCTTAAAAACATAATCTAAATAGAGAGCTTGTTTATAACGTTCCTCTGGTGGCAGATTTTCACTCATGGCTTTAGCTATATGATAATCAACCAAAACGTCTTCCATATTACCTTTTGAAAGTACATCATCAGGCATTTTCTTCTTACAAGCGGAAAAACC
This genomic interval from uncultured Bacteroides sp. contains the following:
- the tgt gene encoding tRNA guanosine(34) transglycosylase Tgt, producing the protein MTFDLQYTDSKSNARAGLITTDHGQIETPIFMPVGTVGSVKAVHQTELIQDINAQIILGNTYHLYLRPGLDVLEKAGGLHKFNSFDRPMLTDSGGFQVFSLSGIRKLREEGAEFRSHIDGSKHIFTPEKVMDIERTIGADIMMAFDECPPGDSDYEYAKKSLGLTHRWLDRCIKRFNETEPKYGYNQSLFPIVQGCVYPDLRKQSAEFIASKGCDGNAIGGLAVGEPVDKMYEMIELVNEILPKDKPRYLMGVGTPVNILEGIERGVDMFDCVMPTRNGRNGMLFTKDGIMNMRNKKWEADFSPIEADGASYVDTLYSRAYLRHLFHAKELLAMQIASVHNLAFYLWLVGEARKHIIAGDFSTWKPMMVNRISTRL
- a CDS encoding LptF/LptG family permease; translated protein: MDKKILKRLDWYIIKKFLGTYFFSIALIISIAVVFDINEKMDKFMENEAPLKAIVFQYYMNFIPYFVNLFSPLFVFIAVIFFTSKLAENSEIIAMFASGISFKRMLRPYMISAAIISLCTYGLGAYIIPKGNITKLNFEDRYIKKKKQDFVRNVQLEVDTSVIAYIERYQDYNKTGYHFSLDKFKDKKLVSHLTAQSITYDSTSVYKWTIHDYMVRELNGLREKLYRGTKKDTTIIMEPSDFLIMKNQQETMTSPKLREYIIKQKQRGFANIKVFEIEYERRIAISFASFILTTIGVALSSRRVKGGMGLHLGLGLALSFSYIMFQTVSSTFAINGNVPPVIAVWIPNLVFMIIAVILYRNAPK
- a CDS encoding TlpA disulfide reductase family protein, translating into MKYVKWLFVVLLITSLTSFVGKDKPTGGLNIGDVAPDFSIGTTLKNQKLELKDLKGQYVLINFWASYDAQSRMQNVILNNAIMTSFNKVKFVSVSFDEYQSIFKETIRKDQIASPICFVETKGESSKLFKDYSLNRGFNSYLLDENGVIIAKNISLSQLSSLLN
- the serB gene encoding phosphoserine phosphatase SerB gives rise to the protein MNKSGTELILIRITGEDRPGLTASVTEILSKYDVTILDIGQADIHNTLSLGILFKTKEQHSGFIMKELLFKASSLGITIRFYPISFEEYENWVSMQGKNRYILTLLGRKLSATQISAVTRIVADQGMNIDAIKRLTGRIPLDERKANIRSCIELSVRGNPKNQIEMQAQLLKLSADLEMDYSFQLDNMYRRMRRLICFDMDSTLIETEVIDELAIKAGVGDEVKAITESAMRGEIDFTESFRRRVALLKGLDESVMKEIAENLPITEGVDRLMFVLKRYGYKIAILSGGFTYFGNYLKQKYGIDYVYANELEIVDGKLTGNYLGDVVDGKRKAELLRLIAQVENVDIAQTIAVGDGANDLPMLGIAGLGIAYHAKPKVKLNAKQSINTIGLDGVLYFLGFKDSYLEEQGKL
- a CDS encoding DEAD/DEAH box helicase; amino-acid sequence: MKFSELNLDETVLQALDAMNFDECTPVQEQAIPIILEGRDLIAVAQTGTGKTAAFLLPIINKLSIEKHPEDSINCIIMSPTRELALQIDQQMEGFSYFMPVSSVAVYGGSDGVMFEQQRKGLSLGADVVIATPGRLLSHLSLGYVDLSKVSYFVLDEADRMLDMGFYDDIMQVVKQMPKERQTIMFSATMPANIQKLANNILNNPVEIKLAVSKPAEKIVQAAYVCYENQKINIIQSLFLQEVPEKVIIFASSKLKVKEVTKALKRLKLEVGEMHSDLDQPQREFIMREFKNGRINILVATDIVSRGIDIDDIRLVINYDVPHDSEDYVHRIGRTARANNDGVAITFVNEKEQTAFKSIEKFLEKDIYKIPVPEELGETPEYNPRSHSGGHGGNFKGKKKFSGKKKENKA
- a CDS encoding DUF4296 domain-containing protein, whose amino-acid sequence is MNKNKLNKYFIGFVVAFCIGFSACKKKMPDDVLSKGNMEDVLVDYHIAKAMSENLPPEERYKQALYLDYVFKKNGITEEVFDHSLAWYSRNTEDFAKIYERVNKRLSSQKEDIKNLIASSSDDEQQQSETGDTVNVWHKQKIFKLTKAAVSNKFYFTIYPDSNYRERDILLWSIRCTFISAKEHPQEAFMSMNVEYVNDSVISDSRPITYSGQYNIRIQNESSCKIRAIKGFVYYSQLSHYPQDALIVDKISMTRLHIKSNGSTYFVKSSPVSKPDSVKKDSVKKQVVIQETKQVGHDSLIRNDIRTSGPRRRSVRVKSNEERLINSQQNQQPQGTRK